A genomic segment from Chlorogloeopsis sp. ULAP01 encodes:
- a CDS encoding alcohol dehydrogenase catalytic domain-containing protein encodes MRLFRLSCDRVLAPFAFSDATCEFCHKGIHTACVHGGFWGTINDGELLSAFEGKKRSRR; translated from the coding sequence GTGCGGTTGTTTAGACTCTCGTGCGATCGCGTCCTCGCTCCCTTTGCGTTTTCCGATGCTACCTGTGAATTCTGCCATAAAGGAATTCACACCGCTTGCGTACATGGTGGTTTTTGGGGAACTATAAATGATGGTGAACTGTTGTCAGCATTCGAGGGAAAGAAGCGATCGCGGCGGTGA
- a CDS encoding SDR family oxidoreductase, protein MLPTVEQSVELLNKTRNKMIKDKVVIITGASSGIGEASAKLLASKGAKVVLGARREQQLRPLVDEIQKAGGQAVYQVMDVVNSSDNAAIVKLAKETFGGVDVIFLNAGIMPNSPLSALKTDEWNQTVDVNIKGVLNGIAAVLPTFISQKSGHVIATSSVAGLKAYPGGAVYGGTKWFVRDFMEVLRMESAQEGTNIRTATIYPAAINTELLDRITDQDVVEKMTQLYEQYGISPDRVANVVAFVIDQPEDTNVNEFTIGPTTQPW, encoded by the coding sequence GTGCTTCCTACTGTTGAACAGTCTGTTGAGTTACTTAACAAAACGAGGAATAAGATGATTAAAGACAAAGTTGTGATTATTACCGGCGCATCATCAGGGATTGGTGAAGCAAGTGCGAAATTGCTTGCAAGTAAAGGCGCTAAAGTCGTATTAGGTGCACGACGCGAGCAGCAATTGAGACCACTGGTTGATGAAATTCAAAAAGCTGGCGGACAAGCCGTCTATCAGGTGATGGATGTGGTTAACTCATCTGATAACGCTGCGATCGTCAAGCTTGCCAAGGAAACATTTGGAGGCGTTGATGTTATTTTCTTGAATGCTGGCATAATGCCAAATTCTCCACTTTCTGCATTGAAAACTGATGAATGGAATCAAACAGTTGATGTCAATATCAAGGGTGTACTAAATGGTATCGCTGCTGTGTTGCCAACGTTTATTAGCCAAAAGTCTGGGCATGTGATCGCAACTTCATCGGTTGCTGGATTAAAAGCTTATCCAGGTGGTGCGGTGTATGGTGGGACGAAATGGTTCGTGCGCGATTTCATGGAAGTTTTACGCATGGAGTCTGCTCAAGAGGGGACTAACATTCGTACTGCGACAATTTATCCTGCTGCAATTAACACTGAGTTGTTAGATCGGATTACCGACCAAGATGTGGTTGAAAAAATGACACAGTTGTATGAGCAATATGGCATCTCACCAGATCGAGTCGCCAATGTTGTGGCGTTTGTAATTGACCAGCCAGAAGACACAAACGTGAATGAATTTACGATTGGCCCAACCACGCAGCCTTGGTAA
- a CDS encoding aldo/keto reductase, protein MQYKHIGRTGLLVSRLALGTMNFGMVTDESTSFEIMDEALETGINFIDTADVYGGPQSPDMEQGYGISEEIIGRWLAQSGRRERIVLATKVYQPMGTGSNDRHLSAYHIRKACEDSLRRLQTDHIDLYQMHHIDRHTPWEEIWQAMELLVQQGKVIYVGSSNFAGWDIATAQCAAKGRHFMGLVSEQSLYNLNARTIELEVIPACRHYGLGVIPWSPLGGGLLGGVLNAVEGRRADSRMQQQIKQHLEQLKSYEALCQELGESPADVALAWLLHNPAVTAPIIGPRTVEQITGSLRVLEISLSDETLRRLDEIWPGPGGEAPKAYAW, encoded by the coding sequence ATGCAGTACAAGCATATCGGGCGCACCGGGCTGCTGGTCAGTCGGCTCGCTCTGGGTACCATGAATTTCGGCATGGTAACGGACGAGTCCACCAGCTTCGAGATCATGGACGAGGCTCTGGAGACCGGAATCAACTTCATCGACACCGCGGATGTGTACGGTGGCCCGCAGTCCCCGGACATGGAGCAGGGCTACGGCATCTCCGAGGAGATCATTGGGCGGTGGCTGGCCCAAAGCGGGCGGCGTGAGCGGATTGTCCTGGCAACCAAGGTGTACCAGCCGATGGGTACCGGGTCAAACGATCGCCACCTTTCGGCGTACCACATCCGAAAAGCCTGCGAGGACAGCCTGCGTCGCTTGCAGACCGATCACATCGACCTCTACCAGATGCACCACATTGATCGACACACACCTTGGGAGGAGATTTGGCAGGCAATGGAACTTCTGGTACAGCAAGGCAAGGTGATCTACGTCGGCAGCAGCAACTTCGCTGGCTGGGATATCGCTACTGCACAATGCGCCGCCAAGGGTCGCCACTTCATGGGCTTGGTGTCCGAGCAGAGTCTCTATAACCTGAACGCCCGCACGATTGAACTGGAGGTGATCCCTGCCTGTCGGCACTATGGTCTGGGTGTCATTCCCTGGAGTCCTCTCGGTGGTGGGCTACTGGGCGGGGTGTTGAATGCCGTCGAGGGTCGCAGAGCCGACTCGCGAATGCAGCAGCAGATTAAGCAGCATCTTGAGCAGCTAAAGTCTTATGAAGCACTATGTCAGGAGCTTGGTGAAAGCCCTGCGGATGTCGCACTGGCCTGGCTGTTGCACAATCCTGCCGTCACGGCTCCGATCATCGGGCCACGCACCGTGGAGCAAATAACTGGGAGTCTGCGGGTCTTAGAAATATCCCTTTCGGACGAGACACTCCGGCGGCTCGACGAGATCTGGCCCGGCCCCGGTGGCGAGGCACCTAAAGCCTACGCCTGGTAG
- a CDS encoding alpha/beta hydrolase, with protein sequence MYAEDFSAAVDFLSTQSFVDRNRIGVLGICGSGSFVISAAKIDPRLKAIATVSMYDMGAANRNGLRHSTTLEQRKKVIAEAAEQRYAEFTGGEIKYTSGTVHELNENSTAIEREFYDFYRTPRGEYTPKGSSPKVTTHPTLTSNVKFMNFYPFNDIETISPRPMLFITGDNAHSREFSEDAYKRAAEPKELHIVPNAGHVDLYDRVNLIPWDKLASFFNQHLSW encoded by the coding sequence ATTTATGCCGAGGATTTCAGTGCGGCGGTCGATTTTCTGAGTACCCAGTCATTCGTTGACAGGAACCGGATTGGCGTTCTTGGGATTTGCGGTAGCGGTAGCTTCGTCATCAGCGCCGCCAAGATCGACCCGCGCCTGAAGGCCATTGCGACAGTCAGTATGTACGATATGGGTGCAGCCAACCGTAACGGGCTGAGGCATTCTACGACCCTCGAACAGAGAAAAAAAGTCATCGCAGAGGCGGCTGAACAACGCTATGCGGAGTTCACGGGCGGCGAGATCAAATATACAAGCGGAACTGTGCATGAACTGAACGAGAACTCCACCGCTATTGAGCGTGAATTTTACGATTTCTACCGCACTCCCAGAGGCGAGTACACCCCCAAAGGTTCGTCGCCGAAAGTGACAACACACCCGACGCTTACCAGCAACGTCAAATTCATGAACTTCTACCCGTTCAACGACATTGAGACGATTTCGCCTCGTCCGATGCTGTTCATCACGGGGGACAACGCACATTCGAGGGAGTTCAGCGAAGATGCCTACAAACGCGCAGCCGAGCCAAAGGAACTCCACATCGTGCCGAATGCGGGACATGTCGATTTGTACGATCGGGTGAACCTGATCCCGTGGGACAAGCTTGCATCCTTTTTCAATCAGCACCTCAGTTGGTAA
- a CDS encoding alpha/beta hydrolase, giving the protein MKHSVLIPTLLISAICTTAAFALDKTQISRQRSQAPVQQSAVVKGADNFYKSDKVTMQKITFKNQYNMKVAGNLFIPKTLNQNAKNPAIIVGHPMGAVKEQSANLYAQKLADQGFVTLSLDLSF; this is encoded by the coding sequence ATGAAACACAGCGTTTTAATACCAACCCTCTTGATTAGTGCAATCTGCACAACGGCAGCATTCGCGCTCGACAAAACACAGATCTCGCGTCAGAGATCCCAAGCACCCGTACAACAGTCTGCTGTGGTCAAGGGGGCGGACAACTTCTATAAGAGCGATAAAGTAACTATGCAAAAGATTACGTTCAAAAACCAATACAACATGAAGGTTGCGGGGAATCTCTTCATTCCCAAAACCTTGAATCAGAACGCTAAGAATCCGGCAATCATTGTCGGACATCCAATGGGCGCAGTCAAAGAACAAAGCGCAAATCTGTATGCCCAAAAACTGGCTGACCAGGGATTTGTCACTTTGTCCCTCGATTTATCCTTCTAG
- a CDS encoding cyclophilin-like fold protein, producing MKINIKAGNEVVTATLIDSKTTQDFISLLPLTLTLEDYARNEKISYLSKKLSTEDAPPGSDPAVGDIAYYAPWGNLAMFYRDFGYSNGLVILGKIDGAIDAFNVPGSVKVTIELQSQ from the coding sequence ATGAAGATAAACATCAAGGCCGGAAACGAAGTCGTTACAGCCACTTTGATCGACAGCAAAACCACTCAGGATTTTATTTCCCTGTTGCCATTAACGCTGACGTTAGAAGATTACGCGAGAAATGAAAAAATCAGTTATCTGTCAAAAAAATTATCTACAGAAGATGCACCCCCAGGCAGTGATCCGGCTGTTGGAGATATTGCTTATTACGCTCCCTGGGGGAATTTGGCGATGTTTTATAGAGATTTTGGATACTCCAACGGACTCGTTATCCTCGGAAAAATAGATGGTGCCATCGATGCTTTTAATGTGCCTGGTTCTGTAAAAGTGACAATCGAGCTTCAATCGCAATAA
- a CDS encoding AraC family ligand binding domain-containing protein encodes MAHPSLGANPYVTVGVGWVQQWGGQIQEIRPGDVIWIPPGVKH; translated from the coding sequence ATGGCACACCCATCCCTTGGGGCAAACCCTTATGTGACGGTTGGAGTTGGCTGGGTTCAGCAATGGGGCGGTCAAATTCAGGAGATTAGACCTGGTGATGTCATCTGGATTCCACCCGGAGTGAAACACTGA
- a CDS encoding AraC family transcriptional regulator: MNVARTSEKSGRALMNDLQTLREADRAQANREELTERIAQAIRQDGAIEPLKGLHFNRSSSPSECFHNVSIPAFCVIAQGSKEVLLGSDRYQYDPMHYLLGTVELPIASRILEATQEKPYLGLRLDLDPTLVGSVMVEAGYPSAQRGASVKAINVSPLNADLLDAVVRLVRLLDSPAEAHVLAPLIKQEIIYRLLMGEQGARLRQIAVLGGYTHYIARAVDRLRKDFNQPIKIEDIARELGMSVSGFHHHFKSVTAMSPLQFQKQLRLQEARRLMLGENLDATSAAYRVGYDDASHFNREYKRLFGAPPMRDVERLREAVSETASSIQSPQDTRHLARNH, translated from the coding sequence ATGAACGTTGCAAGAACGAGTGAAAAGTCCGGTAGAGCCTTGATGAATGACCTTCAGACTCTTCGCGAGGCAGACCGAGCGCAAGCCAACCGAGAGGAACTAACGGAGCGAATTGCTCAAGCGATTCGTCAAGATGGAGCGATCGAGCCACTGAAAGGATTGCACTTCAACCGTTCCTCTTCCCCTTCGGAATGCTTTCATAATGTCTCTATTCCTGCCTTTTGTGTGATTGCTCAAGGCAGCAAAGAAGTCCTTCTAGGCAGCGATCGCTATCAGTACGACCCAATGCATTATTTGCTGGGGACGGTCGAACTGCCGATTGCCAGCCGAATTCTAGAAGCAACCCAGGAAAAACCGTACCTGGGTCTTCGTCTCGATCTCGACCCTACCCTGGTTGGTTCAGTCATGGTTGAGGCAGGCTATCCTTCAGCCCAAAGGGGTGCTAGTGTCAAAGCGATCAATGTTAGTCCATTGAATGCAGACCTGTTGGATGCTGTGGTGCGGCTTGTCAGACTGCTCGATTCCCCGGCTGAAGCGCATGTGCTTGCACCCCTGATCAAGCAGGAGATTATCTACCGACTCCTGATGGGAGAGCAAGGTGCTCGGCTGCGTCAGATTGCTGTTTTGGGTGGCTACACGCACTACATCGCCAGAGCCGTCGATCGACTGCGGAAAGACTTCAACCAGCCGATCAAGATTGAAGACATCGCCCGAGAGTTAGGTATGAGTGTGTCAGGCTTTCACCACCACTTCAAATCGGTCACGGCAATGAGTCCCTTGCAGTTCCAGAAACAACTGCGACTTCAGGAGGCTCGCCGTCTGATGCTGGGGGAAAACCTTGACGCTACCAGTGCTGCCTACCGGGTGGGGTATGACGATGCTTCGCACTTCAACCGGGAGTACAAGCGGCTGTTTGGCGCACCACCGATGCGCGATGTGGAGCGGTTGCGAGAAGCTGTGAGTGAAACTGCTAGTTCAATACAATCTCCTCAAGACACCCGGCATCTTGCCAGAAATCACTAA
- a CDS encoding ParM/StbA family protein — protein sequence MPKIKEKIDVKKIVITIDMGASKTKAIVQEYPEGKPVVLLLDSEIADVAKASVESVQPEGSPESRAWVGIGDEYFALGELARRRFGGISQLRELKYELAIPKICGAFWLAKEKLNLGNDVAAYLSVLLPPGEVQDKEQLQIRLKDVFRGFETPAGKMRVKMLRYDAASEGSGIFFHRRRTLGDRVPVSMYVMLGYRNASIFTFRSGSIGAGITSNFGMSWLVNNLISKTSGLSPDNSNIIEVLIEAGASCDPQVMQKLSRKRKVDEIQLDGESMSKALLLARDEYWRAIARWLRSKMDEDIEELVFCGGTADYIRPEIDAYFQKEGMKVSWHANIFIPDEISSGMGNRMADVWAFHQHMIIQFDKLTGYIRSEVVPINKSVEGNTNNAGEEVKRKYNFTPCERPSTFIAVNENV from the coding sequence ATGCCTAAAATTAAGGAGAAAATAGACGTAAAAAAGATAGTAATTACGATTGACATGGGTGCAAGTAAAACTAAGGCTATCGTTCAGGAGTATCCAGAAGGAAAGCCTGTTGTTTTACTTTTAGACTCAGAAATAGCGGATGTTGCTAAAGCCTCAGTTGAAAGCGTCCAACCTGAAGGTAGTCCTGAATCTCGTGCTTGGGTAGGGATAGGCGATGAGTATTTCGCCTTGGGAGAACTTGCTCGTCGTCGGTTTGGGGGTATATCGCAACTGAGGGAGTTAAAGTATGAACTAGCAATTCCCAAAATTTGCGGAGCATTTTGGCTGGCTAAGGAGAAGTTGAACCTGGGTAATGATGTTGCAGCTTACTTGAGTGTCTTGCTGCCGCCGGGTGAGGTACAAGACAAGGAACAGTTACAAATTCGGTTGAAGGATGTGTTTCGAGGGTTTGAGACACCGGCAGGTAAAATGCGGGTGAAAATGCTTCGCTATGATGCAGCGTCTGAAGGTAGCGGGATATTTTTCCACCGTAGGCGAACGCTTGGCGATCGTGTACCTGTTTCGATGTACGTAATGCTTGGTTATCGCAACGCGAGTATTTTCACCTTTCGGAGTGGTTCGATTGGCGCAGGAATAACTAGCAATTTTGGTATGTCTTGGTTAGTAAATAATTTGATTTCCAAAACATCGGGACTAAGCCCTGATAATTCCAATATTATTGAGGTACTGATAGAAGCTGGAGCCAGTTGTGACCCCCAGGTGATGCAAAAACTCTCGCGCAAGCGCAAAGTTGATGAGATTCAACTTGATGGAGAGTCGATGTCCAAAGCTTTATTACTTGCCAGAGACGAATATTGGCGTGCGATCGCTAGGTGGTTGCGCTCGAAGATGGATGAGGATATTGAAGAACTGGTATTTTGCGGAGGAACTGCGGACTACATTCGTCCTGAAATAGATGCTTACTTCCAGAAAGAGGGGATGAAAGTATCCTGGCACGCTAATATTTTTATACCTGATGAAATATCTTCTGGTATGGGCAATAGGATGGCGGATGTTTGGGCTTTCCACCAGCACATGATTATTCAGTTTGATAAGTTAACTGGTTATATACGCTCTGAAGTTGTACCGATAAATAAATCTGTTGAAGGTAATACAAATAATGCAGGTGAAGAAGTCAAACGTAAGTATAACTTTACGCCTTGTGAGCGGCCTAGTACCTTTATTGCTGTAAACGAGAATGTTTGA